The following are encoded in a window of Flavobacteriales bacterium genomic DNA:
- a CDS encoding ABC transporter permease: MLLRLAWRNVWRHPGRSGIIIGAVAIGLFASLFLMAFYQGMIEQRIDSVVRHETSHIQLHHPDYVADQDINFRIAGADCLVHELAQLPRVVGVAPRVAVPGMIQSPTGSAGLRINGVDPELEDRTTGLSAFVKEGEWFGPERRHGILISAKVARQLKVQLRGKVVLMAQGPSGEIASGAFRVIGIYGTLNGPRDDANAYITREDAAEMLDLGDEVHEIAILLDHSDAVDASVARLRTAYPQLLVRGWTELSPEMEILIGTFDQMMFIMLGIIFIALAFGLVNTMLMAVLERTREIGMLMAVGMGRARIFGMVVLETLLVVLAGVPVGGAFSAAAIGWGAAKGINLSAWGETATQFGYDPHVILALKPYHALVVLAMVVAISLLSAIYPAVKALKLNAAEAIRK; encoded by the coding sequence ATGTTATTGCGGCTCGCCTGGCGCAATGTGTGGCGCCACCCCGGACGCAGCGGCATCATCATCGGTGCAGTGGCCATCGGCCTCTTCGCCTCGCTCTTCCTCATGGCCTTCTACCAAGGGATGATCGAGCAGCGCATCGACAGCGTGGTGCGGCACGAGACCTCGCACATCCAGCTGCACCATCCGGACTACGTCGCCGACCAGGACATCAACTTCCGCATCGCCGGTGCCGATTGCCTGGTGCACGAGCTGGCGCAGCTGCCGCGCGTAGTGGGCGTGGCGCCGCGCGTGGCGGTGCCCGGCATGATCCAATCGCCCACCGGCAGCGCGGGGCTGCGCATCAACGGCGTGGACCCGGAGCTGGAGGACCGCACCACCGGCCTGTCGGCCTTCGTGAAGGAGGGCGAATGGTTCGGTCCCGAGCGGCGGCACGGCATCCTCATCAGCGCCAAGGTGGCCCGCCAGCTGAAGGTGCAACTGCGCGGCAAGGTGGTGCTGATGGCGCAGGGTCCCAGCGGCGAGATCGCCAGCGGCGCCTTCCGCGTGATCGGCATCTACGGCACCCTCAACGGTCCACGCGATGATGCCAACGCGTACATCACCCGAGAAGATGCCGCTGAGATGCTGGATCTGGGCGATGAGGTGCACGAGATCGCGATCCTGCTCGACCACAGCGATGCGGTCGATGCCTCGGTGGCGCGGCTGCGAACGGCCTATCCCCAGCTGCTGGTGCGCGGCTGGACCGAGTTGAGCCCCGAGATGGAGATCCTGATCGGCACCTTCGACCAGATGATGTTCATCATGCTGGGCATCATCTTCATCGCGCTCGCCTTCGGGCTGGTGAACACCATGCTGATGGCGGTGCTCGAACGCACGCGTGAGATCGGGATGCTGATGGCCGTGGGCATGGGCCGCGCGCGCATCTTCGGCATGGTGGTGCTGGAGACGCTGCTGGTGGTGCTGGCCGGCGTGCCGGTGGGCGGCGCGTTCTCGGCAGCGGCCATCGGCTGGGGCGCCGCGAAGGGCATCAACCTGAGCGCCTGGGGAGAGACCGCCACGCAGTTCGGCTACGACCCCCACGTGATCCTCGCCCTCAAGCCCTACCATGCGTTGGTGGTGCTCGCCATGGTGGTGGCCATCTCGCTGCTCTCGGCGATCTACCCCGCCGTGAAGGCCCTGAAACTGAACGCCGCTGAAGCCATCCGGAAATGA
- a CDS encoding ABC transporter ATP-binding protein, producing the protein MKHDPASHLASKQNSNVVIDAHELVKTYDADKIPVHAVNGVHLHIERGEFVALRGPSGSGKTTVLNMIGGLDRPTSGHVSVNGVDIGKLTDNQLIDFRLRHIGFVFQSYNLIPVFTARENIEFTMLLQGRPRKEIDARVDELLRETGLTDKADKRPNELSGGQQQRVAVARALAPKPQFVLADEPTANLDSVAAFKLLDTMAKLNAEEHITFLFSTHDQRVIERARRVITLEDGKVVDDKMQ; encoded by the coding sequence ATGAAGCACGACCCCGCAAGCCATTTGGCCTCGAAGCAGAACAGCAACGTGGTGATCGACGCACACGAGCTGGTGAAGACCTATGACGCGGACAAGATCCCCGTGCATGCGGTGAACGGCGTGCACCTGCACATCGAACGGGGCGAGTTCGTGGCACTGCGCGGACCCAGCGGCAGCGGCAAGACCACCGTGCTGAACATGATCGGCGGGCTGGACCGTCCCACCAGTGGCCACGTGTCGGTGAACGGCGTGGACATCGGCAAGCTCACCGACAACCAGCTGATCGACTTCCGCCTGCGCCACATCGGCTTCGTGTTCCAGAGCTACAACCTGATCCCGGTGTTCACCGCGCGGGAGAACATCGAGTTCACCATGCTGCTGCAGGGGCGGCCGCGGAAGGAGATCGATGCGCGTGTGGACGAGCTGCTGCGCGAGACAGGGCTGACGGACAAGGCGGACAAGCGTCCGAACGAGTTGAGCGGCGGTCAGCAGCAGCGCGTGGCCGTGGCGCGGGCCCTCGCCCCCAAGCCGCAGTTCGTGCTGGCCGACGAGCCCACCGCCAACCTCGATTCGGTGGCCGCCTTCAAGTTGCTGGACACCATGGCGAAGCTCAACGCCGAGGAGCACATCACCTTCCTGTTCAGCACCCATGACCAGCGTGTGATCGAACGGGCGCGGCGGGTGATCACCTTGGAGGATGGGAAGGTGGTGGATGATAAGATGCAGTGA
- a CDS encoding nucleotidyltransferase domain-containing protein, producing MVRAILEHHAPGVRAWAFGSRVNGTAKRFSDLDIALKGDGELPLMTLADLRHAFAESDLPMCVDLVDLHSVRPAFRKLIEAERVALTARSSTKGRGVRQAV from the coding sequence ATGGTGCGCGCGATCCTGGAGCACCATGCCCCCGGTGTACGTGCCTGGGCTTTCGGTTCGCGGGTGAACGGCACGGCCAAGCGCTTCAGCGACCTGGACATCGCGCTAAAAGGCGATGGGGAATTGCCGCTGATGACCCTGGCTGACCTGCGCCATGCCTTCGCGGAAAGCGACCTGCCGATGTGCGTGGACCTCGTGGACCTGCACAGTGTGCGGCCAGCCTTTCGAAAACTGATCGAGGCCGAACGGGTGGCCTTGACTGCGCGATCATCCACCAAGGGAAGAGGGGTACGCCAAGCGGTCTGA
- a CDS encoding acyl carrier protein → MSDDEILSALRAILKQVAPDTDPATLAPEENFREAFEIDSFDHLRIMTAVSERFGVPVPEGEHGKLVSLKALKEFVERSR, encoded by the coding sequence GTGAGCGACGACGAGATCCTCTCCGCCCTGCGCGCCATCCTCAAGCAGGTGGCGCCGGACACCGACCCCGCCACCCTCGCGCCCGAGGAGAACTTCCGCGAGGCCTTCGAGATCGACTCCTTCGATCACCTGCGCATCATGACGGCCGTGAGCGAACGCTTCGGGGTGCCTGTTCCAGAAGGCGAGCACGGGAAATTGGTGAGCTTGAAGGCGCTCAAGGAATTCGTCGAGCGGAGCAGGTAG
- a CDS encoding 2-oxo acid dehydrogenase subunit E2: MIEFKMPSLGADMEDGTLREWRVKPGDAVKRGDIIADVETQKGIIEVECFDEGVVHELVVKEGEKVPVDTVLALLRGEGEEVTPTQPAPKRTPGKEATPKPPVEQAPAPQAPTPQAPVAAPQRVRASPLANRLAQEQGIDLATLSGTGPEGAITKEDVEHAIAARMAPPPAAKEKPAGKHHAFVEAISRTPAAKEDAASGVRKAVAAAMAKSNREIPHYYLETRIDLHAAMDWLRATNAQRPVQEQLLPAVLLIKATALALRKVPALNAWWVDGPVPKERINVGFVVSLRTGGIVVPAIHDADTKSLPELMAVLNDLIPRARALKLRSSELSESTVTLTSLGDRGVNTVYGVIYPPQVAIVGFGGIREEPWAEAGMLDVRPVVTATLAADHRATDGATGSRFLQTLGELLQHPDQL, translated from the coding sequence ATGATCGAGTTCAAGATGCCCTCCCTGGGTGCCGACATGGAGGACGGCACGCTGCGCGAATGGCGCGTGAAGCCCGGCGATGCGGTGAAGCGCGGCGACATCATCGCCGATGTGGAGACGCAGAAGGGCATCATCGAGGTGGAATGCTTCGATGAGGGCGTGGTGCACGAACTGGTGGTGAAGGAGGGCGAGAAGGTGCCCGTGGATACCGTGCTGGCGTTGCTGCGTGGGGAAGGGGAGGAGGTGACCCCAACGCAGCCTGCGCCGAAGCGAACGCCCGGCAAGGAAGCGACACCCAAGCCACCTGTTGAGCAGGCACCTGCACCACAGGCACCAACGCCACAGGCACCGGTCGCCGCGCCGCAACGGGTGCGCGCATCCCCCTTGGCCAATCGCCTTGCGCAGGAGCAGGGCATCGACCTCGCCACGCTCAGCGGAACCGGGCCGGAGGGCGCGATCACCAAGGAGGATGTGGAGCATGCCATCGCCGCGCGCATGGCCCCGCCACCTGCAGCGAAGGAGAAGCCCGCCGGGAAGCACCACGCCTTCGTGGAAGCCATCTCGCGGACACCCGCCGCAAAGGAGGATGCCGCGTCGGGCGTGCGGAAGGCCGTGGCCGCCGCCATGGCGAAGAGCAACCGCGAGATCCCGCACTACTACCTGGAGACGCGCATCGACCTGCACGCGGCGATGGACTGGTTGCGGGCCACCAATGCGCAACGACCCGTGCAGGAACAGCTGCTGCCCGCCGTCCTGCTGATCAAGGCCACGGCGCTCGCGTTGCGCAAGGTGCCCGCCCTCAACGCCTGGTGGGTGGACGGGCCCGTGCCGAAGGAGCGCATCAACGTGGGCTTCGTGGTGTCGTTGCGCACGGGCGGCATCGTGGTGCCCGCGATCCACGATGCGGACACCAAGTCACTCCCCGAACTCATGGCCGTGCTCAATGACCTGATCCCCCGCGCCCGTGCCTTGAAGCTGCGCAGTTCCGAGCTTTCTGAGAGCACCGTCACCCTCACCAGCCTGGGCGACCGGGGCGTGAACACCGTGTATGGCGTGATCTATCCGCCGCAGGTGGCCATCGTGGGCTTCGGTGGCATCCGCGAGGAACCGTGGGCCGAGGCGGGCATGCTCGATGTGCGGCCGGTGGTCACCGCCACGCTCGCCGCCGATCACCGCGCCACCGACGGCGCCACCGGCAGCCGCTTCCTGCAGACCCTGGGCGAACTGCTGCAACACCCCGACCAGCTGTGA
- a CDS encoding alpha-ketoacid dehydrogenase subunit beta, whose translation MMKLTYRECIKQAIREAMLADERVFLVGEDVGRYGGAFAVSKGLLQEFGPERILDAPLSEAGFTGAGIGAALGGMRPIVEIMTINFSLLALDQIVNNAATLRHMSGGQFNVPVVVRMNSGIGRQLAAQHSHSWEPLFAHLPGLRILSTGTHEDARGMIISALKEPDPVIIFEYTAMLNLEAEVAVDAGAVDITKARVRRSGKDLSVITYGPGVYKALEAAETLSKEGIDVEVVDLRVLRPLDMDTVLASVRRTHRALVVEEAWRSVGIAAEVSARITEEAFYDLDAPVRRLCGVEVHIPYPKHLEDASIPQVADIVREVKALLGK comes from the coding sequence ATGATGAAGCTCACCTACCGCGAATGCATCAAGCAGGCCATCCGCGAGGCGATGCTGGCCGATGAGCGCGTGTTCCTCGTAGGCGAGGACGTGGGCCGCTACGGCGGGGCCTTCGCCGTGAGCAAGGGCCTGCTGCAGGAATTCGGTCCGGAGCGGATCCTCGATGCGCCGCTCTCAGAGGCCGGCTTCACCGGCGCGGGCATCGGCGCCGCGCTGGGTGGCATGCGTCCCATCGTGGAGATCATGACCATCAACTTCAGCCTGCTGGCGCTGGACCAGATCGTGAACAACGCCGCCACGCTGCGCCACATGAGCGGCGGGCAGTTCAACGTGCCTGTGGTGGTCCGCATGAACAGCGGCATCGGCCGCCAGTTGGCCGCGCAGCATTCCCACAGCTGGGAGCCGCTCTTCGCCCACCTCCCCGGTCTGCGCATCCTCAGCACCGGCACGCACGAGGACGCCCGTGGCATGATCATCTCCGCCCTGAAGGAACCCGATCCCGTGATCATCTTCGAGTATACCGCCATGCTGAACCTGGAGGCCGAAGTAGCAGTTGATGCCGGTGCGGTGGACATCACCAAGGCCAGGGTGCGCCGCAGTGGCAAGGACCTTTCGGTGATCACCTATGGGCCCGGCGTATACAAGGCTTTGGAAGCGGCGGAGACCTTGTCGAAGGAGGGCATCGACGTGGAGGTGGTCGACCTGCGCGTGCTGCGTCCGCTGGACATGGATACCGTGCTCGCCTCGGTGCGGAGGACGCATCGTGCGCTGGTGGTGGAGGAAGCCTGGCGCTCGGTGGGCATCGCTGCGGAAGTGAGCGCACGCATCACCGAAGAAGCCTTCTACGACCTGGACGCACCCGTGCGCCGGCTGTGCGGCGTGGAGGTGCACATCCCGTACCCGAAACATCTGGAGGACGCGTCGATCCCGCAGGTGGCGGACATCGTGCGCGAAGTGAAAGCCCTGCTGGGCAAGTGA
- the pdhA gene encoding pyruvate dehydrogenase (acetyl-transferring) E1 component subunit alpha produces the protein MSDATITFDKATGRKYLQQMMLVRRFEEACAEQYTKGHIRGFLHLCIGQEAVNVGVLHALGPDDNILSTYREHGHALVRGISPDVIMAELFGKQEGCSHGRGGSMHLFDKATRFFGGNAIVAGHLPMAVGLALAAKRLKEPRITCCIFGEGAAAEGAFHEAMNLAALWELPLLFLCENNRYAMGTALHYSHAVEELATKGPAYGIESRGIDGMDLPTVIAAANEAVRYIRDTGKPYFLVCNTYRFRAHSMFDAELYRDKAEVEQWKQRDPIPAFQRLLQEQGLITEAEVKDVQQEVETIVKSAVAFAEAGTWEPVQELIRHMTTE, from the coding sequence ATGAGCGACGCCACGATCACTTTCGACAAGGCCACGGGCCGCAAGTACCTGCAGCAGATGATGCTGGTGCGGCGCTTCGAGGAGGCCTGCGCCGAGCAGTACACCAAGGGCCACATCCGCGGCTTCCTGCACCTGTGCATCGGGCAGGAGGCGGTGAACGTGGGTGTGCTGCACGCGCTGGGTCCGGACGACAACATCCTGAGCACCTACCGCGAGCACGGACATGCGCTGGTGCGCGGCATCTCGCCCGATGTGATCATGGCCGAGCTGTTCGGCAAGCAGGAGGGCTGCAGCCACGGACGCGGCGGTTCCATGCACCTCTTCGACAAGGCCACGCGCTTCTTCGGCGGCAACGCCATCGTGGCCGGGCACCTGCCCATGGCGGTGGGCCTTGCGCTGGCCGCCAAACGCCTGAAGGAGCCGCGCATCACCTGCTGCATCTTCGGTGAGGGTGCGGCCGCCGAGGGCGCCTTCCACGAAGCCATGAACCTGGCCGCGCTGTGGGAGCTGCCATTGCTCTTCCTCTGCGAGAACAACCGCTACGCCATGGGTACCGCGCTGCACTATTCGCATGCCGTGGAGGAGCTCGCCACCAAGGGTCCGGCCTATGGGATCGAGAGCAGGGGCATCGATGGCATGGACCTGCCCACGGTGATCGCCGCGGCGAACGAAGCCGTGCGATACATCCGCGACACCGGCAAACCCTACTTCCTGGTGTGCAACACCTACCGCTTCCGTGCGCACTCCATGTTCGATGCCGAGCTGTACCGCGACAAGGCCGAGGTGGAGCAGTGGAAGCAGCGCGACCCCATCCCGGCCTTCCAGCGACTGTTGCAGGAGCAGGGGCTGATCACCGAGGCGGAGGTGAAGGACGTGCAGCAGGAGGTGGAGACCATCGTGAAGAGCGCGGTGGCCTTCGCGGAAGCCGGCACCTGGGAGCCGGTGCAGGAACTGATACGCCACATGACCACGGAATGA
- the acsA gene encoding acetate--CoA ligase, which translates to MNDPFPLLNSQEGPRKAGDAIGHGHLSGLDTDALNIAHEAVDRHAEGELRDRTAVRCLRKGGSIQEFTYAELKARTDRFAGVLTALGVSKGERVFNLTGRIPELYVTALGTLKAGAVFCPLFSVFGPEPVFQRLSRGDARVLVTTSELYTRKVAQLLERLPGLKHVLLTDAESDIDDRVRSLPKLMAAAPERFDIVHTRPDDPALLHFTSGTTGMPKGALHVHRAVEMHAMTGRAVLDLHPGDVYWCTADPGWVTGTSYGIIAPLVHGALNIVDEEEFDAVRWYRILAEQRVNVWYTAPTAIRRLMRLDIDVRGTHDLSALRLMLSVGEPLHAEAVVWAQRTFGVPVLDNWWQTETGGIMISNTKDMPVKPGSMGKPLPGITAEVADVEGDAVRILNGPDRSGHLVLKRGWPSQFVTYLHEEERYAKCFRGDWYLSGDLARIDADGYFWFVGRADDIIKTSGHMVGPFEVESRLMEHPAVAEAAVIGKPDPLIGELVKAFVVLRSGQQASEELRMEVIGFARKALGPAVAPKELDFVEDLPKTRSGKVLRRLLKARELGLPEGDLSTLEKA; encoded by the coding sequence ATGAATGACCCATTTCCACTGCTGAACTCCCAGGAAGGTCCGCGCAAGGCAGGTGATGCGATCGGGCACGGCCATTTGTCTGGTCTGGATACAGACGCCCTCAACATCGCCCATGAAGCGGTGGACCGCCATGCTGAAGGCGAACTACGCGACCGCACCGCCGTGCGCTGCCTCCGCAAGGGCGGTAGCATTCAAGAGTTCACCTACGCGGAACTGAAGGCCCGCACCGACCGCTTCGCCGGGGTGCTCACGGCGTTGGGCGTAAGCAAGGGCGAGCGCGTCTTCAACCTCACCGGCCGCATCCCCGAGCTCTACGTCACCGCCCTTGGCACCTTGAAGGCCGGTGCCGTCTTCTGCCCGCTCTTCTCGGTCTTCGGCCCGGAACCCGTGTTCCAACGCCTGTCGCGCGGCGATGCACGCGTGCTCGTCACCACCAGCGAACTCTACACCCGCAAGGTGGCCCAGTTGCTCGAGCGCCTGCCCGGGCTGAAGCACGTGCTGCTCACCGATGCCGAGAGCGATATCGACGATCGCGTGCGTTCGCTGCCGAAACTGATGGCAGCGGCGCCGGAGCGCTTCGACATCGTGCACACCCGTCCTGATGACCCTGCGCTGCTGCACTTCACCAGCGGCACCACGGGCATGCCCAAGGGTGCCCTGCACGTGCACCGCGCCGTGGAGATGCACGCCATGACCGGCCGCGCCGTGCTCGACCTGCATCCCGGCGACGTGTACTGGTGCACCGCCGATCCGGGCTGGGTCACGGGCACCAGCTACGGCATCATCGCACCGCTGGTGCACGGCGCGCTCAACATCGTGGACGAGGAGGAGTTCGACGCGGTGCGCTGGTACCGCATCCTTGCCGAACAGCGCGTGAACGTGTGGTACACCGCGCCCACCGCCATCCGCAGACTGATGCGCCTGGACATCGATGTGCGCGGCACGCACGACCTCTCCGCCCTGCGCCTGATGCTCAGCGTGGGCGAGCCGCTCCATGCCGAGGCCGTGGTGTGGGCGCAGCGCACCTTCGGCGTGCCTGTGCTGGACAACTGGTGGCAGACCGAGACCGGCGGCATCATGATCAGCAACACGAAGGACATGCCCGTGAAGCCCGGCTCCATGGGCAAGCCCCTGCCCGGCATCACCGCCGAGGTGGCCGACGTGGAGGGCGACGCCGTACGGATACTCAACGGCCCGGATCGCAGCGGCCACCTGGTGCTGAAGCGCGGCTGGCCCTCGCAGTTCGTCACCTACCTGCACGAGGAGGAGCGCTACGCCAAGTGCTTCCGCGGCGACTGGTACCTCAGCGGCGACCTCGCGCGCATCGACGCCGACGGCTACTTCTGGTTCGTGGGCCGCGCGGACGACATCATCAAGACCAGCGGCCACATGGTGGGGCCCTTCGAGGTGGAGAGCCGCCTGATGGAGCATCCCGCCGTGGCGGAAGCGGCGGTGATCGGAAAGCCCGACCCGCTGATCGGCGAACTCGTGAAGGCCTTCGTGGTGCTGAGGAGCGGACAGCAGGCCAGCGAGGAGTTGCGGATGGAGGTCATCGGTTTCGCGCGCAAGGCGCTCGGCCCGGCCGTGGCGCCCAAGGAACTCGACTTCGTGGAAGACCTTCCGAAGACCCGCAGCGGCAAGGTGCTGCGCCGCCTGCTGAAGGCCCGCGAGCTGGGTTTGCCGGAAGGCGACCTGTCAACTCTGGAGAAAGCATGA
- a CDS encoding adenosylcobalamin-dependent ribonucleoside-diphosphate reductase, with product MKRKPEPEAKKTFTQEEVLRNALAYFKGDDLAATTWLNKYALRDGDGHLVESGPADMHRRMAKEFARIEAKYTAVPAEKRALLSTYGQQRERLDEERIFKLFDGFRDVVPQGSVMASLGDRYRLASLSNCVVIPSPLDSYAGIFHNDQQLAQLFKRRCGVGFDLSTLRPEGAHVSNAARTSTGAVSFMERFSNTTREVAQKGRRGALMLTMDIAHPDVEKFITIKQDLSKVTGANVSVRVSDEFLKALEADADFTLRWPIDARKPSVTKVVKARELWNTLITCAHATAEPGVIFWDRQHSYSTSSVYPGFRNESTNPCSEIAMQGGDSCRLIAINMYSFVNEAFTPKAWFDHERFAAVTYEAQRLMDDLVDLELEAVDRILAKVAADPEPDELKRTERETWELLRDTGKKGRRTGLGFTGLADALAGLNLKYDSDAAVEATEEIMRTKCRAEFDSSIDMAIERGAFEGFSPAVERTSEFTDMLERELPEVHDRMMRHGRRNISLSTVAPTGTLSLLTRTSSGIEPVYMLGYTRRRKITHADSKAKVSFTDDLGDQWEEFTVHHPRVLDWMKATGKEDTSESPYAGATANDIDWHKRIRMQSVIQKYTTHSISSTINLHATATVEEVGGIYLEAWHHGLKGITVYRDGSRSGVLVANTGEKGEKGESEEKAGHVKRPEVLEADVLRFNNETEPWLAVVGLLDGNPYEIFTGKANGGFELPKWVTKGWVVKRRDEQRGKNRYDLEYADDDGYRVTVQGLSRTFNPEFWNYAILISGMLRQGMPVPQVVDVVANLHLYDATLNTWKNGVVRALSRYIPDGTQAKGRKCQECGDKDGLYYEEGCLKCKSCGGTKCG from the coding sequence ATGAAGCGCAAACCCGAACCCGAAGCGAAGAAGACCTTCACCCAGGAGGAGGTGCTGCGCAACGCGCTCGCGTACTTCAAAGGCGATGACCTGGCGGCCACCACCTGGCTGAACAAGTACGCGTTGCGTGATGGGGACGGCCACCTGGTGGAAAGCGGTCCGGCCGACATGCACCGGCGCATGGCGAAGGAGTTCGCGCGCATCGAAGCGAAGTACACGGCGGTGCCGGCCGAGAAGCGCGCCCTGCTCTCCACTTATGGGCAACAGCGCGAACGCCTTGACGAGGAGCGCATCTTCAAACTCTTCGACGGCTTCCGCGATGTGGTGCCACAGGGCAGCGTGATGGCCTCCCTCGGCGATCGCTACCGCCTGGCCTCGCTGAGCAATTGCGTGGTGATCCCTTCACCACTGGACAGCTACGCGGGCATCTTCCACAACGACCAGCAGCTCGCGCAGCTCTTCAAGCGGCGCTGCGGCGTGGGCTTCGACCTCAGCACCCTGCGGCCCGAAGGCGCGCACGTGAGCAACGCCGCGCGCACCAGCACCGGTGCGGTGAGCTTCATGGAGCGCTTCAGCAACACCACCCGCGAAGTGGCGCAGAAGGGCAGGAGGGGCGCGCTGATGCTCACCATGGACATCGCCCATCCCGATGTCGAGAAGTTCATCACCATCAAGCAGGATCTCAGCAAGGTGACCGGCGCCAACGTCAGCGTGCGCGTCAGCGACGAGTTCCTGAAGGCTTTGGAGGCCGATGCCGACTTCACCCTGCGTTGGCCCATTGATGCGAGGAAGCCGAGCGTCACCAAAGTGGTGAAGGCCCGCGAGCTGTGGAACACGCTCATCACCTGCGCGCACGCCACCGCCGAGCCCGGCGTGATCTTCTGGGATCGCCAGCACAGCTACAGCACCAGCAGCGTGTACCCCGGCTTCCGCAACGAGAGCACCAACCCCTGCAGCGAGATCGCCATGCAGGGCGGCGACAGCTGCCGCCTCATCGCGATCAACATGTACAGCTTCGTCAACGAGGCCTTCACGCCGAAGGCCTGGTTCGATCACGAGCGCTTCGCGGCCGTCACGTACGAGGCGCAGCGCCTGATGGACGACCTTGTCGACCTGGAGCTCGAAGCCGTGGACCGCATCCTTGCCAAGGTGGCCGCCGACCCCGAGCCCGACGAGCTGAAGCGCACCGAGCGCGAGACTTGGGAACTGTTGCGAGACACCGGGAAGAAGGGCCGTCGCACCGGTCTCGGCTTCACCGGGCTGGCCGATGCGCTGGCCGGGCTCAACCTGAAGTACGACAGCGATGCCGCCGTGGAGGCCACCGAGGAGATCATGCGCACCAAGTGCCGCGCGGAGTTCGACAGCAGCATCGACATGGCCATCGAGCGCGGCGCCTTCGAAGGCTTCTCGCCCGCCGTGGAGCGCACCAGCGAATTCACCGACATGCTGGAGCGTGAACTGCCCGAGGTGCACGACCGCATGATGCGCCACGGCCGTCGCAACATCAGCCTCAGCACCGTGGCGCCCACCGGCACGCTCAGCCTGCTCACCCGCACCAGCAGCGGCATCGAACCGGTGTACATGCTGGGCTACACCCGTCGCCGCAAGATCACACACGCGGACAGCAAGGCCAAGGTGAGCTTCACGGACGATCTCGGCGATCAGTGGGAGGAGTTCACCGTGCACCATCCGCGCGTGCTGGACTGGATGAAGGCCACCGGCAAGGAAGACACGTCCGAGAGTCCCTACGCTGGCGCCACCGCCAACGACATCGACTGGCACAAGCGCATACGCATGCAGTCGGTGATCCAGAAGTACACCACGCACAGCATCAGCAGCACCATCAACCTGCACGCAACCGCCACGGTGGAGGAGGTGGGCGGCATCTACCTGGAGGCCTGGCACCACGGGTTGAAGGGCATCACGGTGTATCGCGACGGCAGCCGCAGCGGCGTGCTGGTGGCCAATACGGGTGAGAAAGGTGAGAAGGGGGAAAGTGAGGAGAAGGCGGGCCACGTGAAGCGGCCGGAAGTTCTGGAGGCCGACGTATTGCGCTTCAACAACGAGACAGAACCCTGGCTGGCCGTGGTGGGCCTGCTCGATGGCAACCCCTACGAGATCTTCACCGGCAAGGCCAACGGCGGCTTCGAGCTGCCCAAATGGGTCACGAAGGGTTGGGTGGTGAAGCGCCGCGACGAGCAGCGCGGCAAGAACCGCTATGATCTGGAGTACGCCGATGATGATGGCTATCGCGTCACCGTGCAGGGCCTCAGCCGCACCTTCAACCCCGAGTTCTGGAACTACGCCATCCTCATCAGCGGCATGCTGCGCCAAGGCATGCCTGTGCCGCAGGTGGTGGACGTGGTGGCCAATCTGCACCTCTACGACGCCACGCTCAATACGTGGAAGAACGGCGTGGTGCGCGCCCTCTCGCGCTATATCCCCGATGGCACCCAGGCCAAGGGCCGCAAGTGCCAGGAGTGTGGCGATAAGGACGGCCTGTACTACGAGGAAGGGTGCTTGAAGTGCAAGAGCTGCGGGGGGACGAAGTGTGGGTGA
- a CDS encoding fasciclin domain-containing protein, with protein sequence MKAFPNTSLMAVFAIPFLVACGGEGASAPAAATSTNAPAPGQSAVVDETSVPNVVGIAVNSPDHKTLVTAVLHVKYQDVLSNAGPFTVYAPTDAAFAVLPAGTLDNLLKPENKATLEDILEYHVAVGVFRPDNMRTGRKLNMANLKDTQFKVEDDGTVFINDAKVLGVAEASNGIVVVIDKVLLPPGS encoded by the coding sequence ATGAAAGCCTTCCCGAATACGTCCCTGATGGCGGTGTTCGCGATCCCCTTCCTGGTCGCCTGCGGCGGTGAGGGGGCTTCCGCACCGGCCGCGGCCACTTCCACGAACGCCCCCGCTCCCGGCCAAAGCGCCGTGGTGGACGAGACCAGCGTTCCCAATGTGGTGGGCATCGCGGTGAATTCCCCGGACCACAAGACCTTGGTGACGGCCGTTCTTCACGTGAAGTACCAGGATGTCCTTTCCAACGCGGGGCCCTTCACGGTCTACGCGCCCACCGATGCGGCCTTCGCGGTACTGCCGGCGGGCACCTTGGACAACCTGCTCAAGCCTGAGAACAAAGCCACGCTGGAAGACATTCTCGAGTACCATGTCGCCGTGGGCGTCTTCCGGCCGGACAACATGCGCACGGGGCGCAAGCTGAACATGGCCAACCTGAAGGACACGCAGTTCAAGGTGGAGGACGATGGCACCGTGTTTATCAATGACGCCAAGGTGCTTGGTGTGGCCGAGGCCAGCAACGGCATCGTGGTGGTGATCGACAAGGTGCTTTTGCCACCCGGCAGTTGA